Proteins from a genomic interval of Diaphorobacter sp. HDW4A:
- a CDS encoding PP2C family serine/threonine-protein phosphatase, whose translation MTTIPPASLEEDSVALSHYSRSHQGDRTYNEDAYCHAREGEIISFAVADGMGGAAGGMHAAALAMAAVRKNPLTFDPDEFSHQIVAISDTIKREQSQNPELSKMCTTIAELRIDTYSQRAIWAHWGDSRIYWFRSDELLTMTEDHSVVQSLVSAGLMTEEDAANYPKRNVLLGAAGASSEVGPSVLDAPVALADGDAFLICTDGVWSILNTAFIEESLVRAVSVQDWINALMEEVERTGSGANDNFTATGVWITADCEKTISPGL comes from the coding sequence GTGACGACCATCCCGCCAGCTTCACTCGAAGAGGATTCCGTGGCACTGAGCCACTACTCGCGCTCGCATCAGGGCGACCGCACCTACAACGAAGACGCCTACTGCCACGCGCGTGAAGGCGAGATCATCTCGTTCGCCGTGGCCGATGGCATGGGCGGTGCGGCGGGCGGCATGCATGCCGCGGCACTGGCCATGGCGGCCGTGCGCAAGAACCCGCTGACCTTCGACCCAGACGAGTTCTCCCACCAGATCGTCGCGATATCGGACACCATCAAGCGCGAACAGTCGCAGAACCCCGAGCTGTCGAAGATGTGCACCACGATTGCCGAGCTGCGCATCGACACCTACTCCCAGCGCGCCATCTGGGCGCACTGGGGCGACTCGCGCATCTACTGGTTTCGCAGCGATGAACTGCTCACGATGACCGAAGACCACAGCGTGGTGCAGAGTCTCGTTTCCGCTGGCCTCATGACCGAGGAGGACGCCGCCAACTATCCCAAGCGCAACGTGCTCCTCGGCGCTGCGGGCGCGAGCAGCGAGGTCGGCCCCAGCGTGCTTGATGCACCCGTCGCGCTGGCCGATGGCGACGCCTTTCTGATCTGCACCGATGGCGTCTGGAGCATTCTCAACACTGCATTCATTGAGGAAAGTCTGGTTCGCGCCGTCAGTGTGCAAGATTGGATCAACGCCCTCATGGAAGAGGTCGAGCGCACCGGCAGCGGTGCGAACGACAACTTCACCGCCACCGGCGTGTGGATCACGGCCGACTGCGAAAAGACCATCTCGCCGGGACTCTGA
- a CDS encoding efflux transporter outer membrane subunit translates to MNPMNKKKKISVRAVVCAMAVMLGGCASMAPDYAQPELSVAPAIGAASMAAQELPALQWEQVFVDARLKQVIDQAMAHNRDLRVSLLNVEKAQAQYRIQSADLFPSIAATASQTAARSAVTDTSGGMRGQISRSAGLSVGFTSWELDLFGRVRSLKNEALESYLSLEETGRGTRISLIAEVASGWLTVGAYQQRLALAQETLASQRKTLELTRNKHEFGVASAVDVSQVETSVESARVDVASYTTALEQASHALDLVVGSHVGADLLPTISSDGSGGVALAALPDSIASTTLLKRPDVLAAEHALKAANADIGAARAAFFPKVSLSAAAGRGSDALSNVFDVGTRTWSFIPSVSLPIFNAGALKASLDVAEIQKNIQIAQYEKSIQSAFSEVADAMSVRAHIGEQLNAQRALVKASQTNYELSDARYRNGVNSYLQALDAQRSLYGARQSLITLQLSDAVSRVNLYKVLGG, encoded by the coding sequence ATGAACCCAATGAACAAGAAAAAGAAGATCAGCGTGCGCGCCGTGGTCTGCGCGATGGCGGTGATGCTCGGCGGCTGCGCCAGCATGGCGCCCGACTATGCGCAGCCGGAGCTGTCGGTGGCCCCGGCCATCGGCGCGGCAAGCATGGCGGCGCAGGAGTTGCCCGCGCTGCAGTGGGAACAGGTGTTCGTCGACGCGCGGCTCAAGCAGGTGATCGATCAGGCCATGGCCCATAACCGTGATCTGCGCGTGAGTCTGTTGAACGTGGAGAAGGCGCAGGCGCAGTACCGGATCCAGTCGGCCGACCTGTTTCCGAGCATCGCGGCCACGGCCAGTCAGACGGCGGCGCGCAGCGCGGTGACGGACACAAGCGGCGGCATGCGTGGCCAGATCAGCCGTTCGGCAGGCCTGAGCGTGGGCTTCACGAGCTGGGAGCTTGACCTGTTCGGCCGCGTGCGCAGCCTGAAGAATGAGGCGCTCGAGAGCTATCTCTCGCTTGAGGAAACGGGCCGCGGCACGCGCATCAGTCTGATCGCCGAAGTGGCGAGCGGCTGGCTGACGGTGGGCGCATACCAGCAGCGCCTCGCGCTCGCGCAGGAGACGCTGGCGAGCCAGCGCAAGACGCTGGAGCTCACGCGCAACAAGCATGAATTCGGTGTGGCCTCGGCTGTCGATGTGAGCCAGGTCGAGACCAGCGTGGAGAGCGCGCGCGTTGATGTGGCGAGCTACACCACGGCGCTCGAGCAGGCGAGCCATGCGCTCGATCTGGTGGTCGGATCGCATGTGGGGGCAGATCTGCTGCCGACGATATCGAGCGATGGTAGCGGCGGCGTGGCGCTTGCGGCGCTGCCGGATTCCATCGCGTCCACCACCTTGCTCAAGCGCCCGGACGTGCTGGCAGCAGAACATGCGCTCAAGGCCGCGAATGCCGACATTGGCGCGGCGCGTGCGGCGTTCTTCCCCAAGGTGTCGCTGTCTGCGGCGGCGGGGCGCGGCAGCGATGCGCTGTCCAATGTGTTCGACGTGGGCACACGCACCTGGTCGTTCATTCCGAGCGTTTCGCTGCCGATCTTCAATGCCGGTGCGCTCAAGGCGTCGCTCGATGTGGCCGAGATCCAGAAGAACATTCAGATCGCGCAGTACGAAAAGAGCATCCAGAGCGCATTCAGCGAGGTGGCAGACGCGATGAGCGTGCGCGCCCACATCGGCGAACAGCTCAACGCCCAGCGCGCGCTGGTCAAGGCGTCGCAGACCAACTACGAGCTCTCGGACGCGCGCTACCGCAACGGGGTGAACAGCTATCTGCAGGCGCTCGACGCCCAGCGCTCGCTTTACGGCGCGCGCCAGTCACTGATCACCCTGCAGCTCAGCGACGCGGTGAGCCGGGTGAATCTCTACAAGGTGCTGGGCGGGTAG